GTATTAATGATCTATTATGATTATGCCATATAAAACATTTGATGAAAGTTAGAGTCCTAACCCATtatcagagccggacagtaacagagtacatttacttgagtacaattttgagggatctgtactttactcgactatcatttttggggagtactcatgactttactcaagtacatttgagaggcaaatattgtactctttactccactacatttctatccatagccgtgagtacccgttacttcttcttttaaaaaaaggaaaaaagaaaagtctcggaaaccctcaatttgttgtttccctctcaaatgtGATTGGACTGTGCaagcgccactgattgggaaagcctatcagcaatcaccttcagctttctgcCAAAGTCAACttcatggtcagatttagatgagagatgaaacaatggatgaagacagcaggtccatcccgggaatgtgccaacctcgccagactatttcaatatAGTGAaagatagttttcgcttcaagtgtttcaattacaaaataaatagtattataattattattattataatagtattattattattattataattagaaatactgcccatccctggcaacatggtaaaaagatgaaaactacttgattttactttcaattccttttacattcttcttacattctgtacataaatgtaagcactgtggcagtagtaatgcaatatttagaaaacgtactcttgtactcttgatactcaagtacttttaaaaacaagtacttcagtacttttacttaagtagacatctgactgttgtacttttacttgtacttgagtaaaatttagcaaagggtatctgtacttttactcaagtaatgaagctgtgtactctgtccgcctctgcccATTATGCAGTTCCCATAATGCAAAAAGCATACAGGAAAAAAGGTACATTGAAgacatttttgtcaattttGGTCTCAGTAGTTCAGAGTCTTAGAACATGGAGGCTACTTTAATCTTTGTACAGAGTACAAACTGAAGGCTATGgcagtgtttatgttagttgTTTGGGATCACTGGGCAGACAGGAGTGCTGCTGTTTGAAAGGGTCCATGTTGGTCTAAGAGTCATAGGACATCTCGCTAGCCCCATCCGTCCAGTGTTTCTCCTTTTTCcggctcttcctcttcctctctgccatGACGATAGCTGCCACCACGGTGATCACCACGGTAACAGTGATGATGAGGACCGTGACAGTCTCAGCGATACAGAGCTCGGTGTCGACCTCCATCAGCCGGTATCCGTGTAGCTCGGGGGGCTCAGCGCAACTCAGGTTGGAGTAGTCGTCCAGGAAGAGCCGGCGGACGCTGCCCAGCTTCCGGAACACTCTCTGAAGGTCGCAGTCGCAGTGCCAGGGGTTGTCCTCCAGCAGGATGTGCGTGCTGTAGGTGTGCAAGCTCAGGAAGGTCTTGTAGTGGATGCGCCTTAGCTGGTTACAGGCCAGGTTAAGTAATGCCAGACTGGTTAGGGGCGTGAACACGCCGATGTCGATTTGGCTGATGTTGTTGCCTTGGAGGCGCAGCACCTCCAGGGACTTGAGCATGGTGAAGACGCCGCTGCCGAGCGCCTGGAGTCGGTTGCCCCCAAGGTCC
The Alosa sapidissima isolate fAloSap1 chromosome 23, fAloSap1.pri, whole genome shotgun sequence genome window above contains:
- the LOC121698174 gene encoding carboxypeptidase N subunit 2, which gives rise to MRLLWVLPLLVEAHNKSFLHHCAIGCDCQEELKQANCARGILRHLPSPLPPLTEHLDLSQNQLSHIPWRAFQTTRRLKTLLLNDNNISSVADGAFSPLESLLRLDLSRNRITALSTGFTLGMGSLRELLLAENRLTTLFSHSFQHLDGLLRLNLSHNAIVLVQVRAFGCMSTLRQLDLGGNRLQALGSGVFTMLKSLEVLRLQGNNISQIDIGVFTPLTSLALLNLACNQLRRIHYKTFLSLHTYSTHILLEDNPWHCDCDLQRVFRKLGSVRRLFLDDYSNLSCAEPPELHGYRLMEVDTELCIAETVTVLIITVTVVITVVAAIVMAERKRKSRKKEKHWTDGASEMSYDS